Genomic DNA from Candidatus Brocadia sp.:
AACAGTTAGTTGAGCAGGTTAAACCTGCCGTTGTATCTATCACGTCTGTAAAGGTTTTTAAACATACCCAGCAAAAAAAGAAGATGCCGGAAGATCGATTTCATCGCCCGGCACCTGGCCCTGGTCCTGATGAAGAATCCGACCCATTCCGGGACTTTAGAGATTTCTTTGGAGACGAGTTTTTTGACCGGTTTTTTAGACCCCGATTCCCCGAAGGTGAATATAAAATACAAGGGCTTGGTTCAGGTGTAATTGTAGACAGTGAAAAAGGTTATATTATAACGAATAACCATGTGGTAGAAGATGCCGACGAACTCAAGATTACCCTGGGAGATAAACGGGAATTTGATGGAAAGGTCGTTGGCACTGACCCTCAGACAGATATTGCGGTAGTAAAAATAGACGGAAAAAATTTACCTTCCGCAAAATTGGGAGACTCTGATACTATTCGGGTTGGACAATGGGCAATTGCCATAGGGAGTCCCTTTGGTTTAACACAAACAGTTTCTGTCGGTATTATTAGCGCCACGGGAAGGGCCAATGTAGGTGTTGCAGCATACGAAGATATGATTCAAACCGATGCAGCCATCAACCCTGGTAACAGCGGCGGGCCCCTCGTTAATATCAAAGGGGAAATTATTGGCATCAATACCGCTATATTTACCCGGAGCGGCGGTTATCAGGGCATCGGATTCGCCATCCCCATAAACATGGTGAAAATTATCATGAAAGACCTTATCGAAAAAGGCAAGGTCACACGCGGCTGGCTCGGGGTGGTCATCCAGGATATCGATCCGGCTTTAGCAAAGTCATTTAACGTTACGGTTACCGAAGGCGTCCTGGTAAGCGACATTCAGGAAAGTTCCCCGGCAAAAGAAGCCGGCTTTGAACGTGGCGATATTGTGATTGAATATGAAGGAAAACCTATCAGGGACGTGAATCATCTTCGTAATACGGTTGCACAAACTGAAGTCGGTAAAAAAGTAAAGGTCAAAGTCCTGAGGGACGGTAAAGAAAAAGAGTTAACCGTTAAAATCGGAGAACAACCAGCAGAACTATTCGCTGCCGCACCTGGTGCGGTACCGACCGGGAAAGACCTTGGAATGACCGTGCAAAATCTCACAAAAGAACTCGCCAAGAGTCTGGGTATCGAAGAAGATAGCGGGGTAATAGTCTCTGAAGTTCAGCCTGGAAGCCCTGCTGCCATGTCAGAGATAAGGGAAGGTGACCTCATTAAAGAGGTTAACAGAAAGAAGGTCGCTAATGTGAGTGAATTCAAAAAGGCATTGACCGAGGGAGATAAGGAAAAGGGTATCCTTCTCCTTGTAAAACGCGGCGAGTTTTCCCGATATGTTATTATCAAGACAAAGGAAAAATAGTTTTTACGGTTCGACCCGTAACGAAATTATTAATTATCTCATAGGGGCGATCGCAAGGATCGCCCCTTTTTTATTCCGATAAAATTTTCACCATACCACAATAAAGCAACCCCGTCCTTTGCACGGGAGCATTCCCGATTTTTTGTGACTTCCGCTGGTTTTGGTGAAATGTTGCAGAGTGTTAACCCTGTCAGGGTTGTGTCGTCCTGACCCCATGAACAGTTACAAAAAATCGGGAATGCTCCCCCTTCACACGTACTATGCCCCTGCCGATATCCTGGTGGGTTGCTCCTTTACCTGTGTTTCCCTGCCATACGGGGATATTTCCCTTAACCTTCTAATAATTGGCGGAAGATGTTCGATTATGAAGTCAACGTCTTCCATTGTGCTATACCGGCTCAAACTTAACCTTACTGAACCATGCACCGCCGTAAAGGGAACGCCCATAGCCCTTAGTACATGCGATGGTTCTAAAGAACCTGAAGTGCAGGCTGAACCTGACGAAGCACAAATTCCTTTTTCATTCAGGAGCAACAAAATAGCCTCCCCCTCCACAAACTCAAAGCTCAAATTGGTGGTATTTGGAAGACGGTGTATTTTATGTCCGTTCACTCTGACATCTGGCGCCTTTTTCAGTATTTCATCCTCCAGCTTATCCCTTAATTGTTTTACCCGGGTCTGTTCTTCACCCATATATTTTTTTGCCAATTCACATGCCCTGCCAAGACCGAGAATCGAAGGAACGTTCTCTGTGCCACCACGGCGGTTCCTTTCCTGATGTCCGCCAACGATAAAAGGCGCAAACGTAATTCCC
This window encodes:
- a CDS encoding DegQ family serine endoprotease encodes the protein MIHKGEKFYLRLLFVFSFCAGIGMSLPSETTLYAANKQANESDKDALATAQHFEHVFEQLVEQVKPAVVSITSVKVFKHTQQKKKMPEDRFHRPAPGPGPDEESDPFRDFRDFFGDEFFDRFFRPRFPEGEYKIQGLGSGVIVDSEKGYIITNNHVVEDADELKITLGDKREFDGKVVGTDPQTDIAVVKIDGKNLPSAKLGDSDTIRVGQWAIAIGSPFGLTQTVSVGIISATGRANVGVAAYEDMIQTDAAINPGNSGGPLVNIKGEIIGINTAIFTRSGGYQGIGFAIPINMVKIIMKDLIEKGKVTRGWLGVVIQDIDPALAKSFNVTVTEGVLVSDIQESSPAKEAGFERGDIVIEYEGKPIRDVNHLRNTVAQTEVGKKVKVKVLRDGKEKELTVKIGEQPAELFAAAPGAVPTGKDLGMTVQNLTKELAKSLGIEEDSGVIVSEVQPGSPAAMSEIREGDLIKEVNRKKVANVSEFKKALTEGDKEKGILLLVKRGEFSRYVIIKTKEK